A single window of Verrucomicrobiia bacterium DNA harbors:
- a CDS encoding coproporphyrinogen III oxidase family protein: protein MSSITIAPPPKTAGPPLQKETTAGNYFVANYPPFAFWTPDRIPDFEAALDRPPGDPANPLGIYTHIPFCRKRCHFCYFRVYTDKNADDIRGYLDALLRELTVYAGKACVGGRLPRFLYFGGGTPSYLSPDQLRHLSEGMRRLLPWDAAVEITFEAEPGTLTDHKLAAIRAMGVTRLSLGIEHFDDHILEVNGRAHRSREILRAYQYAREIGFPQINVDLIAGMVEETEEKWLETVARTVALRPDSVTIYQMEVPYNTGIYRQMKAEGRLVAPVADWETKRRWVDHAYREFERIGYTVTSGTTVVRDPEQVKFVYRDGLFSGADILSIGVASFGHLNGVHYQNHHDFDPYVAAVNAGRLPVHRAYVPDATEQLIREFMLQLKLGRVQASAFLRKFGRDPREVFAAPLANLQAQGFLQIEGDRIGIRREGLLQVDRLLHEFFLPHHRTGRYA from the coding sequence ATGAGTTCCATCACCATCGCCCCGCCGCCGAAAACCGCCGGGCCGCCGCTCCAGAAGGAGACCACCGCGGGGAATTACTTCGTCGCCAACTATCCGCCGTTCGCGTTCTGGACTCCCGACCGTATTCCAGACTTCGAGGCCGCCCTGGACCGGCCACCGGGCGACCCGGCAAACCCGCTTGGGATCTACACGCACATCCCCTTCTGCCGGAAGCGCTGCCATTTCTGCTACTTCCGGGTGTATACGGACAAGAATGCGGACGACATCCGCGGCTACCTCGACGCGCTCCTCCGGGAACTGACCGTGTATGCCGGCAAGGCCTGTGTCGGGGGGCGCCTCCCCAGGTTCCTTTACTTCGGCGGCGGCACCCCCAGTTATCTCTCGCCCGACCAGCTCCGCCATCTCTCGGAGGGCATGCGTCGCCTGCTGCCATGGGACGCGGCCGTTGAGATCACGTTTGAGGCCGAGCCCGGCACACTGACCGATCACAAGCTGGCCGCGATCCGGGCGATGGGGGTGACCCGTCTGAGCCTCGGCATCGAACACTTCGACGACCACATCCTGGAGGTCAACGGCCGCGCCCACAGGTCCCGCGAGATCCTTCGGGCCTACCAGTACGCCCGCGAAATTGGATTTCCGCAGATCAATGTGGACCTGATTGCCGGGATGGTGGAGGAGACCGAGGAGAAGTGGCTCGAAACCGTGGCCCGGACGGTCGCGCTCCGTCCCGACTCGGTGACGATCTATCAGATGGAAGTGCCCTACAACACGGGCATCTACCGGCAGATGAAGGCCGAGGGGCGGCTGGTGGCTCCGGTGGCCGACTGGGAGACCAAACGTCGCTGGGTGGACCATGCCTACCGCGAGTTTGAGAGGATCGGCTATACCGTGACCAGCGGCACCACGGTGGTCCGGGATCCGGAGCAGGTGAAGTTCGTGTACCGCGACGGGCTGTTTTCCGGGGCCGACATCCTATCCATCGGTGTCGCCAGTTTCGGACACCTCAACGGGGTGCATTACCAAAACCACCACGACTTCGACCCATATGTCGCCGCCGTCAACGCGGGGCGGCTGCCGGTGCACCGGGCCTACGTGCCGGATGCCACCGAGCAACTGATCCGCGAGTTCATGCTCCAGCTCAAGCTGGGGCGGGTGCAGGCGTCGGCGTTCCTCCGGAAGTTTGGCCGCGATCCGCGCGAGGTATTCGCCGCGCCCCTCGCCAACCTCCAAGCGCAGGGCTTCCTCCAGATCGAGGGCGACCGCATCGGCATCCGCCGGGAAGGATTGCTGCAAGTGGACCGCCTCCTCCATGAGTTCTTCCTCCCGCATCACCGGACGGGACGCTATGCGTGA
- a CDS encoding PQQ-binding-like beta-propeller repeat protein, producing the protein MGLVHPVARAATDWPMFRGDPRLTGVADTRIPDAPVLRWTFKTGGEVKSSAAIVGDRVFVGSGDSNLYCLSLTDGRKQWAFRADGPIESSPLVLNGRVYFGTANTNVYAISAETGAPEWSFGLEDKILSSPNWVAGPGGGETNILIGGYDFKLYSIGATSGRTNWVFETGNYINGTPAIGDGVTAFGGCDALVHVVNVNTGLKEKEIEAGAYIAASGALVDGRLYVGHYENAFLCVDLKEGRIVWSYKDRAFPYFSSPAVTADRVVVGGRDKRLHCLKRANGEAVWVFPTRGKVDSSPVVARDRVVFGSDDGRLYIVSLADGREVWSYEIGRPVQSSPAVVDGAIIVGSDDGTVYCFGPAR; encoded by the coding sequence ATGGGCCTTGTACACCCGGTCGCCCGGGCGGCGACGGACTGGCCGATGTTCCGCGGAGATCCACGCCTGACGGGCGTGGCGGACACGCGAATCCCCGACGCGCCCGTGCTGCGCTGGACGTTCAAGACCGGCGGGGAGGTCAAGTCCTCCGCGGCCATTGTCGGCGACCGGGTTTTTGTCGGTTCCGGGGATTCAAACCTGTACTGCCTGAGTCTCACCGACGGCCGGAAGCAATGGGCCTTCCGCGCCGACGGCCCGATTGAGTCCTCACCGCTGGTCCTGAACGGCCGGGTGTATTTCGGCACGGCCAACACCAACGTGTATGCGATTTCCGCGGAGACGGGTGCGCCGGAATGGAGCTTCGGACTCGAGGACAAGATTCTCTCCAGCCCCAACTGGGTGGCGGGGCCCGGCGGCGGTGAGACGAACATCCTGATCGGCGGCTATGACTTCAAGCTGTACAGCATCGGCGCGACCAGCGGGAGGACGAACTGGGTGTTCGAGACGGGCAACTACATCAATGGCACGCCGGCCATCGGGGACGGCGTGACCGCCTTCGGGGGCTGTGACGCCCTGGTACATGTGGTGAACGTCAACACCGGTCTGAAGGAGAAGGAGATCGAGGCCGGGGCCTACATTGCGGCCTCGGGAGCACTGGTGGACGGGCGGCTTTATGTCGGGCACTACGAAAACGCCTTCCTGTGCGTGGACCTCAAGGAGGGACGGATTGTCTGGAGCTACAAGGACCGGGCGTTTCCCTACTTCTCGTCACCCGCGGTAACGGCGGACCGCGTCGTGGTGGGTGGACGCGACAAGCGGTTGCACTGCCTGAAGCGCGCCAACGGTGAGGCCGTGTGGGTGTTTCCCACGCGCGGCAAGGTGGACAGCTCGCCGGTCGTCGCCCGCGACCGGGTGGTCTTCGGTTCCGACGATGGCCGGCTCTACATCGTCTCGCTCGCCGACGGCCGCGAGGTGTGGAGCTACGAGATCGGCCGGCCGGTGCAGAGCTCTCCGGCCGTCGTGGATGGCGCGATCATTGTCGGCTCGGATGACGGCACCGTGTACTGCTTCGGACCGGCGCGTTAG
- the pyrF gene encoding orotidine-5'-phosphate decarboxylase: MRNPIIAALDLPDAVSALAMARAVAPHVGAFKVGKELFVAAGPGIIRELRATGAAVFLDLKFHDIPNTVARAIAAATRLDVQMLTVHCSGGRAMMAAAEEAAQQTARAMGRPAPLILGVTVLTSLDAAALADLGLEPDPAVQVRRLAQLAVAAGLRGLVCSPLELPMLRTCVPPDLQLVTPGIRSASDPADDQSRTLSAPDALAAGARWLVVGRPILAAPDPAAAARRLLASLG; the protein is encoded by the coding sequence GTGCGCAATCCGATCATCGCAGCCCTCGACCTCCCGGATGCCGTCAGCGCCCTGGCGATGGCCCGTGCCGTCGCTCCCCATGTCGGGGCCTTCAAGGTGGGCAAGGAGCTGTTTGTCGCCGCCGGCCCGGGGATCATCCGGGAACTGCGCGCCACCGGTGCGGCGGTGTTCCTCGACCTCAAGTTTCACGACATCCCCAACACCGTTGCCCGCGCAATCGCCGCGGCCACCCGGCTGGATGTGCAGATGCTCACGGTACATTGCAGCGGCGGCCGCGCGATGATGGCGGCCGCCGAGGAGGCGGCGCAGCAGACGGCACGTGCCATGGGGCGTCCGGCCCCGCTGATCCTGGGAGTGACCGTATTGACCAGCCTCGATGCCGCCGCCCTTGCGGACCTGGGGCTCGAGCCGGATCCCGCGGTCCAGGTCCGCCGCCTGGCCCAACTGGCCGTCGCCGCCGGCCTGCGCGGGCTGGTGTGCTCCCCGCTGGAGCTCCCCATGCTTCGGACCTGTGTTCCGCCCGACCTGCAGCTCGTCACCCCGGGTATCCGCAGCGCCTCCGACCCCGCCGACGACCAGAGCCGCACCCTGAGCGCCCCGGACGCCTTGGCCGCCGGCGCCCGCTGGTTGGTGGTCGGCCGCCCGATCCTCGCCGCCCCGGACCCCGCTGCCGCCGCCCGCAGACTCCTGGCCTCTCTCGGGTGA
- a CDS encoding serine/threonine protein kinase — translation MSTASKSLKMVTCPHCGARVFIPGSLAPLEITTCKCGGTIMMPMDLRQFELRGVIASGGMGTVYRAWDNTLGREVAVKLMKQELVNDEDAVNAFAAEARACAQLNHTNIIHVYTFDQEGAYKYLVMELADAGSLDDRIELQKRVPELEVLDCGIKVASALAAALRHGLLHLDIKPGNILFNADGEPKLVDFGLARKTDADKDYHAPVFGTPYYIAPERVQQTGESFLSDEYSLAGTLYHALVGRVPFEAASVEEVVAAQVHAELTPASTVAPEITTPTSEALVRAMAKNPADRFQSYDEFRMALEAARSQLLIRTLTGQGAAAAGIPESRRWWRR, via the coding sequence ATGTCCACGGCCAGCAAATCGTTGAAGATGGTGACCTGCCCGCACTGCGGTGCGCGGGTGTTCATTCCCGGGAGCCTCGCGCCCCTTGAGATCACCACCTGCAAATGCGGGGGGACCATCATGATGCCGATGGACCTTCGGCAGTTCGAGCTTCGGGGCGTGATTGCTTCGGGAGGCATGGGCACCGTGTACCGGGCCTGGGACAACACGCTTGGCCGGGAGGTGGCGGTGAAGCTGATGAAGCAGGAGCTCGTGAACGACGAGGATGCGGTCAACGCCTTCGCCGCCGAAGCCCGGGCCTGTGCCCAGCTGAACCACACCAACATCATCCACGTGTACACCTTCGACCAGGAGGGCGCCTACAAGTACCTGGTCATGGAGTTGGCGGATGCCGGAAGCCTGGACGACCGGATCGAGTTGCAGAAGCGCGTCCCGGAGCTCGAGGTGCTCGACTGCGGCATCAAGGTGGCCAGCGCCCTGGCCGCGGCGCTGCGGCACGGGCTGCTCCACCTGGACATCAAGCCCGGCAACATCCTGTTCAACGCCGACGGGGAGCCCAAGCTGGTGGATTTCGGCCTGGCCCGGAAGACAGATGCCGACAAGGACTACCACGCGCCGGTGTTTGGGACGCCCTACTACATCGCCCCGGAGCGGGTGCAGCAGACCGGGGAATCCTTCCTGAGCGACGAGTATTCGCTGGCCGGGACCCTGTACCACGCCCTGGTGGGCCGCGTTCCGTTCGAGGCGGCCAGTGTGGAGGAGGTGGTCGCCGCGCAGGTGCATGCCGAGCTCACCCCGGCCTCAACCGTCGCCCCGGAAATCACGACGCCGACGAGCGAGGCGCTCGTGCGGGCGATGGCCAAGAATCCCGCGGACCGTTTCCAGAGCTACGACGAGTTCCGCATGGCCCTGGAGGCCGCACGGAGCCAGTTGCTGATCCGCACCTTGACCGGCCAGGGAGCGGCCGCCGCCGGGATCCCCGAATCCCGTCGCTGGTGGCGCCGCTGA
- a CDS encoding DUF3445 domain-containing protein: MASDAPQPPVPDLRRLFRPQPHRFEFGIRPGAEDWFRLPDPPPPELGHRRELLAAAPERHAPWLPEAEPVFDGLVGWFSDPDVRALTGGGAAAARTLGGLWPPDYVLLGRDPSGNHRMVGGCVCDPSWWDPQATLGRPVAAIHEVVPGLNAQLGDRIRTFLDRLPADTVVTRENWGLAAVPDRNLHPTLGRPRLGPDATPETTWLRVEHQAFRALPDLGGMVFLIWLTVHPLTDVLRDPVAAGGLALQLETLPDPVAAYKGVAAARSNLAHRLRHAAEG; this comes from the coding sequence ATGGCCTCCGACGCCCCCCAACCCCCGGTTCCCGACCTGCGCCGGCTCTTCCGTCCGCAGCCACACCGGTTCGAATTTGGCATCCGTCCCGGCGCCGAGGACTGGTTCCGGCTGCCGGATCCGCCACCGCCGGAGCTGGGCCACCGGCGGGAGCTGCTGGCGGCAGCTCCCGAACGGCATGCACCGTGGCTCCCGGAGGCCGAACCGGTGTTCGACGGCCTGGTGGGATGGTTTTCCGACCCCGACGTCCGGGCACTGACCGGCGGCGGCGCTGCTGCGGCGCGCACGCTGGGCGGGTTGTGGCCACCGGACTACGTGCTGCTGGGTCGGGACCCGTCGGGGAACCACCGGATGGTGGGGGGCTGTGTGTGCGACCCCTCCTGGTGGGATCCCCAGGCGACGCTGGGCCGGCCGGTGGCGGCGATCCATGAGGTCGTCCCGGGATTGAACGCCCAACTGGGAGACCGCATTCGGACGTTCCTCGACCGGTTGCCGGCGGACACCGTGGTGACCCGGGAGAACTGGGGCCTGGCGGCGGTGCCGGACCGCAATCTCCATCCCACGCTCGGACGGCCGCGTCTGGGACCGGACGCCACCCCGGAAACCACCTGGCTCCGGGTGGAACATCAGGCGTTTCGCGCGCTGCCCGACCTGGGGGGGATGGTCTTCCTCATCTGGCTCACGGTCCATCCGCTGACGGACGTGCTGCGCGATCCGGTGGCGGCCGGAGGACTGGCGCTGCAGTTGGAGACACTTCCGGACCCTGTGGCCGCCTACAAGGGTGTGGCGGCCGCCCGTTCGAACCTGGCCCATCGGCTCCGGCACGCTGCGGAGGGCTGA
- a CDS encoding YajQ family cyclic di-GMP-binding protein: protein MASFDIVSQVNSMEVENAVNQATKELATRFDFKDGSGEIVLAKHEIQLKAADAFKMRQLCELVVGRLAKRGISLKNVDQGEPDLSPLGHARQTLKIKQGIDGAAAKQITQFIRQKGFKVTAAIQGEEIRVTGKSRDELQAVITAVKGGDWPVAVSFVNFRD, encoded by the coding sequence ATGGCGAGTTTTGACATCGTTTCCCAAGTGAACTCGATGGAGGTTGAGAATGCGGTGAACCAGGCGACCAAGGAACTGGCCACCCGCTTTGACTTCAAGGATGGAAGCGGGGAGATCGTGCTGGCGAAGCATGAGATCCAGTTGAAGGCGGCCGACGCCTTCAAGATGCGGCAGTTGTGCGAACTGGTGGTCGGCCGGCTGGCGAAGCGGGGCATCAGTCTCAAGAACGTGGACCAGGGCGAACCGGACCTGTCACCGCTGGGGCATGCCCGGCAGACCCTGAAGATCAAGCAGGGCATAGACGGTGCCGCGGCGAAGCAGATCACCCAGTTCATCCGCCAGAAGGGGTTCAAGGTGACGGCCGCCATCCAGGGCGAGGAGATCCGGGTGACCGGCAAGAGCCGCGACGAACTCCAGGCCGTCATCACGGCCGTCAAGGGCGGCGACTGGCCCGTTGCGGTGAGCTTTGTGAACTTCCGGGACTGA